The segment taccagtctaaagtttggacgcaccaactcattcaagggtttttctttattttgactattttgtacattgtagaataataatgaagacatcgaaactatgaaataacacaaatggaatcatgtagtaactaaaaaagtgttaaacaaatcaacatatattatatatttgaggttcttcaaagaagccacccattgccttgatgacttttatttaatttattaacATTTTTAATCTCAGCCCTCGTCCACGAagaaggccttttgccttttggtaggccgccattgtcaactgacttgcatagttaaataaaaataaaatgacagctttacacactcttggcattctctcaaccagcttcatgagttagtcacctagaatgcatttcgattaacaggtgtgcttttaaaaaaatatatttgtggaatttctttccttaatgcttttcagacaatcagttgtgttgtgacaaggtaggggtggtatacggAAGATAGCCCTGttgggtaaaagaccaagtccatattatggcaagaacagctcgaataagcagagagaaacgatagcccatcattactttaagacatgaaggtcagtcaaatcGGAAAATTTCAAggacttttaaagtttcttcaagcgcagtcgcaaaaaccatcaagcgctatgatgaaactggctctcatgaggaccgccacaggaaagtaagacccagagttacatctgctgcagaggatatgttcattagagttaactccacctcaaattgcagcccaaataaatgcttcacagagttcaagtaactgacatatctcaacatcaactgttcagaggagactgcgtgaatcaggccttcatggtcgaattgttgcatagaaaccactactaaaggacaccaataataacaaGAGATATGCTTGGGCCAAGGAACACGCGCAATGGAcatttagaccggtggaaatctgtccttttggtctgagtACAAGTTTGAGATTTTtcgttccaactgccgtgtctttgtgagacgcagagtaggtgaacggatgatctccgcatgtgtggttcccaccgtgaagcatggaggaggtgtgatagtttcaccagcaaagcaccgtctgtgatttatttagaattcaatgcacacttaactagcatggctaccacagcattctgcagcgatacgccatcccatctggtttgtgcttagtgggactatcatttgtttttcaacaggacaatgacccaacacacctccaggctgtgtaagggttatttgaccaagaatgagagtgatgggattgctgcatcagatgacctggactccacaatcacccaacctcaaccaaattgagatggtttgggatgagttggaccgcagattgaaggaaaagcagccaacaagtgctcagcatatgtggtaactccttcaagactgttggaaaagcattccagatgaagctggttgagagaatgccaagagtgtggaaagctgtcatcaaagcaaaaaatatataaatgttttGCTTAcgatatgattccatatgtgttatttcatagttttgatgtcttcgctattattctacaatgtagaaaatagtatataaagaaaaacccttgaatgagtatgtgtccaaacatttgactggtagtgtgtgtgtgcgtgcgtgtgtgcgtgtattagatattactgcactgttggagctaggaacacaagcatttcgctacacccgcaataacatctgctaaatatgtgtatgcgaccaataaaatgtgatttgatttgacactcacacacttctctctcactcactcacaaaaAATATCTCTGACAATGTGTTTCTCTCTGGTTGTGTTTCAGGGGTCCGAACCGTCTGAAGCCGTTCAAGTACAACCACCCCCAGGGCTTCTTCAGTCACCGCTGACCTCTCCTTTACCCCTTCACCCCTGACCCCCTCACCCCAGATCTCTTACCCTACCTCAAGGCTTCTTCTGAATTTACCCTCTGTCATGCCCCTGCCCTCATATCCCCATATCTTGTTTGTTTAACACACTGTTTGACACATTCTGTGTGTCGGTTGGTCAATAAAAAGCTAGTGATCTTGTTTGGATCTGCAAGTTCTTTGTCTTTTTTAATGTTATTCACTGCTGACTGATTTATGCTCAGCTTTATTCTACTATGAATTATCTCTCCTCTTTTAGCTAGTACATATGTATTTCCTCATCTCTCCCTGCCATCCCTTTTTCtttctccccgctctctctctctctctctctctctctctctctctctctctgcatcagaTCACATTGTTATGTCCTTTATTATCATGGCTCAGCACTTCGCTAAGATGACTCGTTCCTATTGGTCCTGGAAATACAGCATAtacactatcacacacacacttagaaatGTGTTCCCTATTCTGTATTTATAGTGTAATAAGAGCTGGTTAATTGTGTTTCCTATCATGTATTTACAGTGTAGTAAGAGATGATTAAATGTGTTCCCTATCCTGTACTTGCAGTGTGGCAAGAGCTGTTGAATAATATAGGACCACTTGATTATTGCTCTGGATGTAATCTGACATTAGTGCAGCATCACAGAGCCCCAGTAGCGCTCTCTCCTCCAGGACAAGCTTGCCACTGTTAGGATGTAGCCGAGGTGTTTTGTGGGTTCCATACCATGGTGATCATTAGGGGAAGTGGTGTTCTGAGGATGTTTTTGCTGCAGGTTGTGTGTCCTGTTAATACCCAGTCATCCATCAGACATAAAGAGATCACATTACAACACCAAGGAGAATGATCATCAGAAAATAATTCAAGGAGAAACTTAACGAACATGATGATATCCTGTCAGAATTCAGGGAGAttcactacatggccaaaagtatctggacacctgtttgtcgaacatctcattccaaaatcagaggcattaatatggagttggtccccccccttttctgctataacagcttccactcttctgggaagactttccactaaatgttggaacattactgcggggacttgctttcattcagccacgagcgttagtgaggtcgggcactgatgttgggcgattaggcctagctcgcactcggcgttccaattcatcccaaaggtgttcgatggggttgaggtcagagctctgtgcaggcctgtcaagttcttccacaccgatctttactaaccatttctgtattggctttgctttgtgcacgggggcattgttgtgttgaaaaaggaaagggccatccccaaactgttgctacgaaattggaagcacaaaatcgtctagaatgtcattgtatgctgtagcgttaagatttcccttcactggaacttaggggcctagcctgaaccatgaaaaacagccccagaccattattccttctccaccaaacttaacagttggcactatgcattggggcaggtagcgttctcctggcatccgccaaacccagatttgtccgtcagactgccagatggtgaagcatgattcatcactccagagaatgcgctTCCTCTGCTCCAGTGttcaatggcggtgagctttacaccactccagccaactctCTGCATTGcgcgtggtgatcttaggcttgtgtatggctgctcggccatggaaacccaacgaacagttcttgtgctgacgttgcttccagagacagtttggaactcggtagtgagtgttgcaaccaaggacagacaatttttacgcgttTCAGCACTGGGCTGtcccgttctgtaagcttgtgtggcctaccacttcaacAGTAGGGCCCTTGTTGCTtctaaacgtttccacttcacaataacagcacttgaccagggcagaaatttgacaaactaacttgttggaaaggtggcatcctttgacggtgccacgttgaaagtcactgagctcttcaataaggccattctactgtcaatgtttgtctatggagattgcatggttgtgttctcaattttatacacctgtcagcaactacACAGCATATCACAACCACTGTCCCCCAGTGCAGCTGACTAATGTTGTTTCCATGATGATTATGGACCACTGTGTTACATCAAGGAAATGACAGAGACAGTCTGAAACTGATATCAAAGTCAAGAATAGACCTTTTTCTGTTCTGAAATAAAGGGGGTGTTTTTTTTAGCACTTCTCATACAGTGCTCTTTTGCAGCACTTGCATAGATCTTCAGATTAGCGTGTGTAGATTCTTCCCTGGATGGGCAGGTTACTGCAGTATCTCTACTTTATGGTTACTGTTTTAGCAGGCTGGCGTTGTAGAGcaggtatagtgtgtgtgtgtgagagagagagagagagagagaggtaaaagaAGGGAGAGGTGAGATAAGGAAAGACCTAACCTAAGGACAAGAGAGAGATGTGAAGGGGCAGCTGTATTCTCTAAGTCTAGGATGTTGTGTGGAAGAGGGGAACAGTTCTGTTCAGGTAGCTCTATTCTCCAGATCACCTCCGGATGTATGTATGAGCCCAAGTTAGACGACGTCAGAGCAGGgagtgaaggggaggagagagcaaTGTTGGGAGGGTGCTGCAACACCGGTCACTGCACCCCTCAGCCGCAATgcagcacaacacacacacacacagtgttttaGGAGACCCACACCCCTCTCACACCTCAACatcctccctctcacacacacctcatctTCCTCCCCTCCACTGTGCTTCTCTTCATACCACCTTAGCACTCAGACATTGTACTGTTCAGAACTGTTCCTTTCTTCGTAGTGTGTATGCTGAAATGTACATGAGAGGAATAGACATGCTATAGCATTTACATCATTTAGTTCAGTATCTTAGTACTGTACCAGTAAATGATCTATTTAAGCGAGCTACTTTTTCTCTCTCAAATTGAGCACATCAGGTTACGTCAAGACCATCACAGCAGCCATCAGTATCATTCACACCAGAGTAATACAGTATCTCTTTGCATTTGTATTAGAGTAATATAATAATGACAACACACAGAAATCTTTCGGTTTTAACCTTTATTAGTTCATCAGTTTGTATTGCATACTCTCAACAGTTTATACATAGCACAGTCATCCCTGACTTCAGAGTTCTCCTCACTGGCCTAGGTATCATTACTGACCACAGCACAGTGAGTCAGCACAACCATCAGACAGGGAGCTGTTTAAGATGCACAATGAGCAGGTTTGTAGTCCTTCTCTGCTTTTTATAGTCGTTAATATAATATACGCATTTATATCTTCAtaaatatacacatacagtacaatatatTGATCTGTCACAATCTTTTATAGACATTTGTTGACATCGCTACCCTTGAAGGCTTCAGAAGGTGCATGGCCCTGTGCTGTGCTCCCAGCCAAGGCGATGCTGCTGTTTTAATGCACTTGTTATTATTGACGGGCAGTCAGATAGACACAATTCAGATAGAGTTTAGAGCATTCTGCATTCACTACAGTCATAGATTAGAAGAAGCATCATATCAGGGTTGAGTACCTGGGGGATAGTAACTAGAGAAAAGCTAttgctttgtgtgtttactgtttgtctcctgctctgctctgctatgCTCTGGCTTCCCTTTACAAAGGCTGCTCAGGGCTTCAGTAGCGTCCCTTCCCCCCTCCCATCCCGCCCCGATATAGTTCTttggcgtctctctctctcttctggctCATACGCAGTGTGTTAGTGACTCACTTCTTGGCTTTCTCGTCTTTGACCTCAGTGCTAGAAGATTTCTCATCTTTGACCTCAGTGCTAGAAGATTTCTCGTCTTTGACCTCAGTGCTAGAAGATTTCTCGTCTTTGACCTCAGTGCTAGAAGATTTCTCGTCTTTGACCTCAGTGCTAGAAGATTTCTCGTCTTTGACCTCAGTGCTAGAAGATTTCTCGTCTTTGACCTCAGTGCTAGAAGATTTCTCGTCTTTGACCTCAGTGCTAGAAGATTTCTCGTCTTTGACCTCAGTGCTAGAAGATTTCTCATCTTTGACTTCAGTGCTAGAAGATTTCTTGGCCTTCTCTGCCTTCCCTACCTCCTTCGTATCCTTTGCCTCTTTACTGTCGGATGCTTTAGAGGCCTCCTTCTTGTCTTCCTTGTCCTCCTTCTTATCCTCCTTCTTCACCTCCTCTTTGGGCTCTGCTTTCTTCTCCTCCTTTGTGCTCTCTGTTTTCTGTGGTGATTCTTTGAGGGCAGGCTTCACCTCTACCTGGGGTGTGTCATCTGTTTTGGCTtgtttctcctcttctttcttaGCAGGGCCGTGGCTCTCCTTGACGGGGGCGGGCTTTTCCTCTGCAGGCTTGGCCGGGGTGGCAGCAGGGGAGGCAGGTGTTGGGGTCTCAGTCTTCTTGGGATTCTCCTCTGGCTTGCTCTCCTTGGGATCTGGTTTTTCTGTCTTCTCCTCAACCTTCTCCTCTTTAGGTTGGCTCtcactcttctctttctccttggGTTCTGGCTCTTGTTTCTTTTCCTCCTTTACAGGCTGGGGTTgttccttctctttcttctcctgcTTGGCCAGTTTGTCTTCTGCAGGGGGCTTGGCCTTCTCCTGGATGGGGGACTTGGGTTCAGGAGACTTTGGGAGGGGGGATTTGGGAGGGGGAGACTTAGACTCTGGGGATTTGCTGGGGGGAGATGTTGGTGATTTGACAGCTGTGGGAGATTTGGGGGCGGGAGATTTGGCAGGTGATTTGGGGAGGGGAGATTTAGCTTGGGGTGATTTGGATTCAGGTGATTTGAGGGCGGGAGATTTGGCAGGTGATTTGGGGAGGGGAGATTTGGCTTGGGGTGATTTGGATTCAGGTGATTTGGGGGCGGGAGATTTGGCAGGTGATTTGGGGAGGGGAGATTTGGCTTGGGGTGATTTTGGTTCAGGTGATTTGGGGGCAGGAGATTTGGGCTGGGGGGTTTTGGGGGGAGATTTGGATGGAGAAGAAGCAGCCTTCTCAGGTGACTTAgacttctcttcctctttctcctcacctgcctcctcttcctctccccccttaTCCTCAACTCCTTTTCCTTCTCCCTCTTCTGCCTCAGCTTTGgtctcatcctcttcctcctccttttctccctcttcctcttcctccttctcttctaccttttctgtctcttctccctctcccttttcctcttcctcatcttctgCTTCCTCTGTCACCTCAGTGACCTGTGTCTCATCCGTCTGTTCCTCCAGTATGACTGTGTCTGAGAGCTCCTCCCCCTTCAGCTTCAGGTGGGCAGAGGAGTAGGAGTACAGGCTTGGCCCAGGTATGAACCGAGTCTCCTCCCCTTCCAGCAACTTCCTGTTTAGGGGAAGAACACAGGAAGTACAGTCTGAATTGTGTGTGTCAATACAGTCTCCTGTTCAAAAACATATCAGTAGTTATTCTGTGATAATCTGAGTCTGCATGAGTGCACTAACAAAAAAATATACCCCACCCTTAACCTCTGACCCACCTGTAAGCTGCTATCTCTATGTCCAGAGCCATCTTGACGTTCAGCAGCTCCTGGTATTCTCTCAGCTGACTGGCCATCTCCCACTTAGTACTCTTCAGTTCACCGTCCAGCTGACGAATggtctcctacacacacacacattttggtgAGAAATGCGTGCCAAAGTGCAGGGAAAGAgaagagccagacagacagccagaccgGCAGAGGAGTGTACGTACCTGTAGTGAGTGGATATCTCCATGGTGTCTGTCCTCAGTCTCCATGCATTGTCTCTCCAGGGAGTCCTTGGTTCCTCTGAGGGTCTCCAGTTCGATGGTGCGGCTCTGAAGCTGCCGTCTGTACTCTGCTATCTCATCCTGGGCACCACGGATCGCATCTGTGTTAGAGTGAGCTGCATCTGCCAACCGCTCCATACGCACTACAGGGGTTTGGGAGAGGTGTGAGGTTGGGGAACAGGGTCAGAGACAGGGTTTTAGAGGTCATAGAGACAGGGGCTATAACAACCCTAAACTCTCAGATAGTGTCCTTTCCTTGTATCCTCTCATTGTCTCTTTTCCTTCGTGACCACCACAGAGGTCGGTCATTGAAAACACAAATTCTCTCCTCCAGGAGTAACCTTGAcagtgcctgtctgtctgtctgtctgaggtcTGACTCAGCTACAGGACACTGAACAACATGCTGCCAGAGTCAGCTGGACAGCTCCATCACAGTCGGCTGCAGAGCTACAAAGAGGGGAAATGGTCACTGGTAGGAGGACTGTTAACTCAGTGAGGTGGTGGACCAGTACAAATCAAGCCATGCACAACATTTATCCATCCATTCAGAGAGTTTAACTCAGGTCTCTAATCCTAATTCTAGCACCAACACTGGTACATACCATAGTTAGGAAACATTAGCATTGCTTGTGGATCTATGGGGACAGGTCATGACCCTGATGGCTGAGCTAGAGGTGGAGGCCTGCATTAGCCCTGATCTTATTGTTATTGCCCTCTGATCTCTTCTCTCAGGTAGAGGCAGTAGCCCTCAGGAAATGATATAATGTTATGAAGGTTAGAAAACATACACAACACTCACTGGAAACCACACACGCAGGGCCACAACATCCTCAAACACATAATCACCAAACACAGGCAAACCCCCACAGTCACATTAATAGAAATATAATCCattgattatatttctatggtcacATTAATA is part of the Salvelinus namaycush isolate Seneca chromosome 18, SaNama_1.0, whole genome shotgun sequence genome and harbors:
- the LOC120062897 gene encoding neurofilament heavy polypeptide-like is translated as MSYPLDHLYGHGSYRRAPQGLSARPAASLSSSGFHSQPWTTSQRRRQVYSQTPSADSLEIFNGDMTRRNEKEILQTLNDRFAGYIDKVRNLELMNLNLEQEAAALRQSQTGRATVGEHYERELGNLRGLVQQLTGEKARALLEQDHLEEDIQHVRTRLEDEARSREELEAKARLVNKYVDESGLARLELDKKLSALQEEAAFLKKNHEEEVAELLAQIQGAQVNFEARDTIKADVTNALREIRAQLDGHATKSATHAEEWFKVRMERLADAAHSNTDAIRGAQDEIAEYRRQLQSRTIELETLRGTKDSLERQCMETEDRHHGDIHSLQETIRQLDGELKSTKWEMASQLREYQELLNVKMALDIEIAAYRKLLEGEETRFIPGPSLYSYSSAHLKLKGEELSDTVILEEQTDETQVTEVTEEAEDEEEEKGEGEETEKVEEKEEEEEGEKEEEEDETKAEAEEGEGKGVEDKGGEEEEAGEEKEEEKSKSPEKAASSPSKSPPKTPQPKSPAPKSPEPKSPQAKSPLPKSPAKSPAPKSPESKSPQAKSPLPKSPAKSPALKSPESKSPQAKSPLPKSPAKSPAPKSPTAVKSPTSPPSKSPESKSPPPKSPLPKSPEPKSPIQEKAKPPAEDKLAKQEKKEKEQPQPVKEEKKQEPEPKEKEKSESQPKEEKVEEKTEKPDPKESKPEENPKKTETPTPASPAATPAKPAEEKPAPVKESHGPAKKEEEKQAKTDDTPQVEVKPALKESPQKTESTKEEKKAEPKEEVKKEDKKEDKEDKKEASKASDSKEAKDTKEVGKAEKAKKSSSTEVKDEKSSSTEVKDEKSSSTEVKDEKSSSTEVKDEKSSSTEVKDEKSSSTEVKDEKSSSTEVKDEKSSSTEVKDEKSSSTEVKDEKSSSTEVKDEKAKK